In Thiovibrio frasassiensis, one DNA window encodes the following:
- a CDS encoding response regulator, with protein sequence MCQTTIHKILVADDNEILGSSIARHLHRQGFNVTKTNELDLAKDLIMAAEQAGQPFDLVISDILMQNRSGISFILWLHAEHPEVAVLVVSGFGNADLLESLLRPDRDSFRKKPVLPQEIVGAIFCMEKKKRARFEPGEVIPCEC encoded by the coding sequence ATGTGCCAAACAACAATCCATAAAATTCTGGTGGCTGATGACAACGAGATTCTGGGCAGCTCCATCGCCCGTCATCTCCACCGCCAGGGCTTTAATGTCACCAAAACCAACGAGCTCGATCTGGCTAAAGACTTAATCATGGCGGCAGAGCAAGCCGGCCAACCCTTTGATCTGGTGATCAGCGACATCCTCATGCAAAACCGGAGCGGAATCTCCTTTATCCTCTGGTTGCATGCCGAGCACCCCGAGGTCGCGGTGCTGGTGGTTTCCGGCTTCGGCAATGCAGACCTGCTCGAGTCCTTGCTGAGACCCGACCGCGATTCCTTTCGAAAAAAACCGGTCCTCCCCCAGGAGATCGTTGGCGCCATTTTCTGCATGGAAAAAAAGAAGCGTGCTCGATTTGAACCCGGCGAAGTAATCCCCTGCGAATGTTGA
- a CDS encoding CooT family nickel-binding protein, with amino-acid sequence MSIILVGDGKEEVLLENASLLEVTDDGVRVSALFEEPKFIRGAAVRAIDFLHGKVTVTKTKGAT; translated from the coding sequence ATGAGCATAATCCTTGTAGGGGATGGTAAGGAAGAGGTACTCCTGGAAAATGCCTCTCTTCTTGAGGTTACCGATGATGGCGTAAGGGTTTCCGCTCTCTTTGAAGAGCCGAAGTTCATCCGGGGAGCCGCGGTACGCGCCATCGATTTTCTCCATGGCAAGGTAACCGTGACAAAAACGAAAGGAGCCACCTGA
- the tgt gene encoding tRNA guanosine(34) transglycosylase Tgt translates to MTSPFTLHSQASDCAARRGEVRTLHGTVQTPVFMPVGTQATVKGVTPENLKELGAQIILGNTYHLYIRPGHELIRSFGGLHKFMNWDQPILTDSGGFQIFSLKDLTKITEEGAAFKSHLDGSKLFLSPEDAVAVQEALGSDIMMCLDTCIPYPATREEAIASTDLTGRWAKRSRAAHKERGQLLFGIIQGGMYPDLRAKAVEELVEVGFDGYALGGLSVGEPAELMMEITEEIAALMPADYPRYLMGVGTPENLVEAVYRGIDMFDCVMPTRNARNGMLFTSSGRLVIKNARHQDDQRPVDEECDCYTCRHYSRAYLRHLFMAREILSSQLNTIHNLHYYVGLMARIRKAIEEDRFAQFRQEFYAKRTVE, encoded by the coding sequence ATGACCTCTCCTTTTACCCTGCATAGTCAAGCCAGCGATTGCGCGGCCCGCCGCGGCGAGGTGCGCACCCTGCACGGCACGGTGCAGACCCCGGTCTTTATGCCGGTGGGCACCCAGGCGACGGTCAAGGGCGTGACCCCGGAAAATCTCAAAGAGCTGGGCGCCCAGATCATTCTCGGCAACACCTACCATCTCTATATTCGTCCCGGACACGAGCTGATCCGCAGCTTTGGCGGCTTGCATAAATTTATGAACTGGGACCAGCCCATCCTCACCGACAGCGGCGGCTTTCAGATCTTCAGCCTCAAGGATCTCACCAAGATCACCGAGGAAGGCGCGGCCTTCAAATCCCATCTTGACGGCAGCAAGCTTTTTCTGAGCCCGGAGGATGCCGTGGCTGTGCAGGAGGCTCTGGGAAGCGACATCATGATGTGTCTGGACACCTGCATTCCTTACCCGGCCACCCGCGAAGAGGCCATTGCCTCCACCGATCTCACCGGGCGTTGGGCCAAACGTTCCCGCGCCGCCCATAAGGAACGCGGGCAGCTGCTCTTCGGCATCATCCAGGGCGGCATGTATCCGGATCTTCGGGCCAAGGCGGTGGAAGAGCTGGTGGAGGTCGGCTTCGACGGTTATGCCCTGGGGGGGTTGAGCGTCGGTGAGCCCGCCGAGCTGATGATGGAGATCACCGAAGAGATCGCCGCCCTGATGCCCGCCGATTATCCCCGTTATCTCATGGGGGTTGGGACCCCGGAGAATCTGGTGGAAGCGGTCTATCGCGGCATCGATATGTTTGATTGCGTCATGCCCACGCGAAATGCCAGAAACGGAATGCTCTTTACTTCAAGCGGCAGGCTTGTTATAAAAAACGCTCGCCATCAGGATGACCAGCGGCCCGTGGATGAGGAGTGCGATTGCTATACGTGTCGTCATTATTCCCGGGCCTATCTGCGGCATCTTTTCATGGCCAGGGAGATTCTCTCTTCGCAGCTCAATACCATCCACAATCTGCATTATTATGTGGGACTCATGGCCAGGATCCGCAAGGCCATTGAAGAAGATCGTTTCGCCCAGTTTCGCCAGGAGTTTTATGCCAAGCGGACGGTGGAGTAA
- a CDS encoding ATP-binding protein has protein sequence MTSQKNPAAEQQTQRPQDSTTADTLSCQHKFLKILDSLDAIVYVADMQSYELLFVNRYTRKLFGEIEGAICWQSLQQGQTSPCPFCSNAKLIDGNGRPVGEYSWELCNTKNNHWYHMVDRAIEWGDGRIVRLEIATDISEAKLAHEALARRSRALEVLRKCNEALIRARSETDLLHDICRLVVEIGNYRLAWVGYAMHDQQKSVKPMAQFGDEDGFLASVQASWTDTLVGGRGPVGTAIATGKRVLLQDTASSAASCPWRDEAVKRGYGAALSLPLPVDQEIVGALTIYAANSIAFDAEEVLLLEELAHNLAYGLHSLRIQKIAECTQAELARSNEKLALLLDSLPIIPFTRTADKDFSFTYMSNVVEAITGYSPEQFLQTPRFWLEHLHPEDRARAVTGLDSLHKEENQQCECRFQVADGSYKWFASNLRAVRHPSGELRYIIGTWQDISEEKKLQLQSEQRLQQIIQADKLASLGQVVAGVAHEINNPNSFITYNMPLLEESWEAFSPIISEFSQRHPEKTAGNITFAEMAEEMGEIIAAIKTGSDRINTIVAKLKDFARLDEASPSKLVDINKVINDSLTIVGAQARKLVGNITVDLTEGLPPFYGHFQKLEQVVANLIMNASQAVLSKDKGAISIHSRYVKRLNAILIEVEDNGRGIPREAAGHIFDPFFTTNRDRGGTGLGLSVSYGLIQEHNGKIGVLSRPGLGTKFTIFLPVDRRQSPLDLHPTILCVDDDPLVLSLLQSFFVEVQKIPVEFMKNGQEVLSLLEEHPEIDLVLSDIAMPGINGWQLLKQIKEKFPLLPVILISGDPIEAQHLREDNPQPDHFMAKPLDFQVLITVINSLGRQQL, from the coding sequence GTGACCTCTCAAAAGAACCCGGCAGCAGAGCAGCAGACGCAGAGGCCACAGGACAGCACCACCGCTGATACCCTGAGCTGTCAGCACAAATTCCTCAAGATCCTCGACAGTCTCGACGCCATTGTCTATGTGGCGGACATGCAGAGCTACGAACTACTCTTTGTAAACAGATACACCCGCAAGCTCTTCGGGGAAATCGAGGGGGCCATCTGCTGGCAGAGCTTGCAGCAGGGCCAAACCTCCCCCTGTCCCTTCTGCAGCAACGCCAAACTCATCGACGGAAACGGCCGTCCGGTCGGAGAGTATAGCTGGGAGCTCTGCAACACCAAAAACAATCATTGGTACCACATGGTCGATCGGGCCATTGAGTGGGGCGATGGCCGGATCGTCCGCCTGGAGATCGCCACCGATATCAGTGAGGCAAAGCTGGCCCATGAGGCGCTAGCCCGCCGCAGCCGTGCCCTTGAGGTCTTGCGCAAATGCAATGAAGCCCTGATCCGAGCCAGGAGCGAAACCGATCTGCTCCATGATATCTGCCGGCTGGTGGTGGAGATCGGCAATTATAGGCTGGCCTGGGTTGGCTACGCCATGCACGACCAGCAAAAATCGGTCAAGCCCATGGCCCAGTTCGGGGATGAAGACGGCTTTCTCGCTTCGGTCCAGGCAAGCTGGACCGATACCCTCGTCGGCGGCCGGGGCCCGGTGGGCACGGCCATTGCCACGGGCAAGCGGGTTCTCCTGCAGGATACGGCGAGTTCCGCGGCCAGCTGTCCCTGGCGGGATGAAGCGGTAAAACGGGGATACGGCGCCGCCTTGAGTCTTCCCTTACCGGTGGATCAGGAGATTGTCGGCGCCCTGACCATCTATGCGGCAAATTCCATCGCCTTTGATGCAGAAGAGGTCCTTCTCCTCGAGGAGCTGGCACACAATCTGGCCTATGGCCTCCATTCCCTGCGGATTCAAAAAATAGCGGAATGCACCCAAGCCGAATTAGCGCGGAGCAACGAGAAGCTCGCCCTGCTTCTGGACTCCCTGCCCATCATTCCCTTCACCAGAACAGCGGACAAGGATTTTTCCTTCACGTACATGAGCAACGTGGTCGAGGCCATTACCGGATACTCCCCCGAACAGTTTCTCCAGACCCCCCGGTTCTGGCTCGAACATCTCCATCCCGAAGACCGGGCGCGGGCAGTCACCGGCCTTGACTCCCTGCACAAGGAAGAAAATCAGCAGTGTGAATGCCGCTTTCAGGTGGCGGATGGCTCCTACAAATGGTTTGCGTCCAACCTCCGGGCGGTACGGCATCCCTCTGGAGAATTGCGCTATATCATCGGCACCTGGCAGGACATCTCCGAGGAGAAGAAGCTCCAGCTTCAGTCAGAACAGCGGTTGCAGCAGATCATCCAGGCCGACAAGCTCGCCTCGCTGGGCCAGGTCGTCGCCGGCGTTGCCCACGAGATCAACAACCCAAACAGCTTTATCACCTATAATATGCCGCTGCTTGAAGAGTCCTGGGAGGCCTTTTCCCCGATTATCTCGGAATTCAGCCAACGCCATCCGGAAAAAACGGCCGGGAACATCACCTTTGCTGAAATGGCCGAGGAGATGGGAGAAATCATTGCGGCCATCAAAACAGGTTCCGACCGAATCAATACCATTGTCGCCAAGCTCAAGGATTTCGCCCGGCTCGACGAGGCTTCCCCCAGCAAGCTGGTGGATATCAACAAGGTGATCAATGATTCCCTGACCATTGTCGGTGCCCAGGCGAGAAAGCTGGTAGGCAACATCACCGTTGACCTGACGGAGGGGCTGCCTCCGTTTTACGGTCATTTCCAAAAACTGGAACAGGTCGTTGCCAATCTGATCATGAACGCGTCCCAGGCTGTCCTCAGCAAGGACAAGGGAGCAATCTCCATCCACAGCCGCTATGTGAAAAGGCTCAATGCCATACTCATCGAGGTGGAAGACAATGGCCGGGGCATTCCCCGGGAGGCAGCAGGCCATATCTTCGACCCCTTTTTTACCACCAACCGCGATCGCGGCGGCACCGGCCTAGGACTCTCTGTCTCCTACGGATTAATCCAGGAACATAACGGCAAAATTGGCGTATTGTCTCGGCCCGGTCTCGGCACAAAGTTCACTATCTTTCTTCCCGTTGACCGGCGGCAGAGCCCCCTTGACCTGCATCCAACCATCCTCTGCGTTGACGATGACCCTCTGGTTCTGAGCCTCTTGCAATCCTTCTTCGTCGAAGTACAAAAAATACCGGTGGAGTTTATGAAAAACGGCCAGGAGGTGCTCAGCCTTTTAGAGGAGCACCCAGAGATTGATCTGGTCTTAAGCGATATTGCCATGCCCGGGATCAATGGCTGGCAGCTCCTGAAACAGATCAAAGAAAAGTTTCCCCTGCTGCCGGTCATTCTTATCTCCGGAGACCCGATTGAAGCGCAGCACCTCCGGGAGGACAACCCCCAGCCGGATCATTTTATGGCAAAACCCCTGGATTTCCAAGTACTTATCACGGTGATCAACTCCCTTGGCAGGCAACAGCTATGA
- a CDS encoding methyl-accepting chemotaxis protein, producing the protein MFNFSKLTIGTKIKGGFGFLVILSVMLGGFGFWKATLVDIGVSDLDKTHLPLTLMMGAVSETALRQELAMTNYALHREEKFAEHFKELDATEDQNFAKMKEIIRQDEYLVGEHWLDKIDAVAGGHDHFATEAKGLMAAVAANDQSAIDTRADAMAQAATSFKKTVRDFEATNTAEAKSVAGEALGQSQSSKFLMGVISLCVLIFGAAFAITLVRQITRPLNRAIESLNDGSAQVASASGQVAGASQMLAEGASEQAAAIEETSSALEELTAMTKQNAGNATEADGLMQETMQTVDRVNTSMGELTATMNDVSTASQATFKIIKTIDEIAFQTNLLALNAAVEAARAGEAGAGFAVVADEVRNLAMRAAEAAKNTADLIEGTVKRVQDSTGLLATTNAAFGELAARSAKVNQLVNEISVASTEQAQGVDQINNAVTEMDAVVQQNAATAEESASASEELSAQAEVMKSTIGDLIAMVGGQALAHQRDAGQYARAAQVSRKSPRQQARPVLRPHGAASAQRFLPLDGDEDFVDFGAAA; encoded by the coding sequence ATGTTCAATTTCAGCAAGTTAACCATAGGGACGAAAATCAAGGGAGGATTCGGTTTTCTCGTGATCCTGTCAGTTATGCTCGGGGGTTTCGGCTTCTGGAAGGCAACCCTGGTGGACATCGGGGTAAGCGATCTGGACAAAACCCATCTCCCCCTGACCCTCATGATGGGGGCGGTATCGGAAACCGCGCTTCGTCAGGAGCTGGCCATGACCAACTACGCCCTGCACAGGGAAGAGAAATTCGCGGAGCATTTTAAAGAACTGGATGCGACAGAAGACCAGAATTTTGCGAAGATGAAAGAGATTATCCGCCAGGACGAGTATCTGGTGGGCGAGCACTGGCTCGACAAAATCGATGCGGTGGCCGGAGGCCACGACCACTTTGCCACTGAGGCAAAGGGACTGATGGCCGCGGTCGCTGCCAATGATCAGAGCGCCATCGATACCCGTGCCGATGCCATGGCACAGGCTGCCACCTCCTTCAAGAAAACAGTGCGGGATTTTGAAGCGACCAATACCGCCGAGGCAAAATCGGTGGCCGGCGAAGCCCTCGGCCAAAGCCAGAGTTCTAAATTCCTCATGGGGGTTATCAGCCTCTGCGTGCTCATTTTTGGCGCAGCCTTTGCGATTACCCTGGTCCGGCAGATCACCCGCCCCTTGAATCGCGCCATTGAAAGCCTCAATGACGGCTCGGCTCAGGTTGCCTCCGCTTCCGGCCAGGTTGCCGGGGCAAGCCAAATGCTGGCGGAAGGCGCTTCCGAGCAGGCCGCGGCCATTGAAGAGACCTCTTCCGCCCTGGAAGAACTGACCGCCATGACCAAACAGAATGCCGGTAACGCCACAGAGGCGGATGGTCTCATGCAAGAAACCATGCAGACGGTGGATCGGGTCAACACCTCCATGGGCGAATTGACTGCGACCATGAACGATGTTTCCACCGCTAGCCAGGCCACCTTCAAGATCATCAAGACCATCGACGAAATCGCGTTCCAGACCAATCTCCTGGCCTTAAACGCAGCGGTCGAGGCAGCCAGGGCCGGTGAGGCCGGTGCCGGCTTTGCCGTAGTCGCCGACGAGGTGCGCAACCTCGCCATGCGGGCGGCCGAGGCGGCCAAAAATACCGCCGATCTCATTGAAGGCACGGTGAAACGGGTGCAAGACAGCACAGGCCTGCTCGCGACCACCAATGCGGCTTTTGGCGAGTTGGCCGCCCGCTCGGCCAAGGTCAACCAGCTGGTCAACGAGATCAGCGTTGCCTCGACTGAACAGGCCCAGGGTGTCGACCAGATCAACAATGCCGTCACCGAAATGGATGCGGTTGTTCAGCAGAACGCGGCCACTGCCGAGGAATCGGCCAGCGCCTCCGAAGAGCTGAGCGCCCAGGCCGAAGTGATGAAAAGCACTATTGGCGACTTGATCGCCATGGTCGGCGGCCAGGCCCTTGCCCACCAGAGGGATGCGGGTCAATATGCCCGTGCCGCACAGGTCTCAAGAAAATCACCTCGGCAGCAGGCACGCCCGGTTCTACGTCCGCACGGGGCTGCCTCAGCGCAGCGCTTTCTCCCCCTTGACGGTGATGAGGATTTTGTCGACTTCGGCGCAGCGGCATAA
- a CDS encoding sigma-54-dependent transcriptional regulator — protein MKILMVDDEPMALSSLQRLLRRRGYREVEVCEQAPAAVERIKSGGFDVVFLDMLMPEMDGLQVLESTKPFCPHTEFIMLTAVDDVHTAVKALRLGAYDYLIKPVDNERLILVLEHAYERRALLSGLAGASAGKTVTLSEPFSPIITQCPRMKELLTFAQTMAKSGNPVLITGESGTGKELLARAIHGAGPAPDGPYVPVNVASVSESLFESQFFGHVKGAFTGATMDYPGFFAQAHTGTLFLDEIGELPLSLQAKFLRVLEEKKVMRLGDPQQISVDVRIVSATNVDLDKACQEGAFRLDLMYRLKSIHLHLPPLRERDGDIPLLADYFLKKAALRHGKEAKGFRPEALELLQQQSYPGNIRELAQKVETAVLISRETYLPPEAFGQESAPAQSFGRRLCSLKEDAGQHTAFVLMQTKGDRKQAAEILGITVRQVQRKIAEMKKEPRWQKLLSDIEVAHP, from the coding sequence ATGAAGATATTGATGGTTGACGATGAACCGATGGCCCTGAGCTCTTTACAGAGGCTCTTGCGACGTCGCGGCTACCGAGAGGTGGAGGTCTGTGAACAGGCACCCGCAGCCGTAGAAAGGATAAAATCCGGGGGCTTCGATGTGGTCTTCCTGGATATGCTCATGCCGGAAATGGATGGGTTGCAGGTGCTGGAGTCAACAAAGCCCTTCTGTCCGCACACCGAGTTCATCATGCTCACTGCGGTGGATGACGTGCATACCGCGGTGAAGGCCTTGCGGCTCGGGGCCTATGACTATCTTATCAAGCCGGTTGATAACGAGAGGCTGATCCTGGTGCTGGAGCACGCCTACGAACGCCGGGCTCTGCTCTCCGGTCTCGCCGGAGCCAGCGCAGGCAAGACGGTGACCCTGTCGGAACCATTTTCTCCGATCATCACCCAGTGCCCCCGGATGAAGGAGCTGCTGACCTTTGCGCAAACCATGGCCAAAAGCGGCAACCCGGTCCTGATCACCGGTGAGTCGGGCACCGGCAAGGAGCTCCTGGCCAGAGCCATTCATGGGGCCGGACCCGCCCCGGATGGCCCCTATGTGCCGGTCAATGTCGCGTCTGTTTCCGAGTCTCTCTTTGAAAGCCAGTTTTTCGGCCATGTCAAGGGGGCCTTCACCGGAGCGACCATGGACTATCCCGGTTTTTTTGCCCAGGCCCACACCGGCACCCTGTTTCTTGACGAAATCGGGGAACTGCCCCTTTCGCTCCAGGCAAAATTCTTACGGGTGTTGGAAGAAAAAAAGGTAATGCGCCTCGGCGACCCGCAGCAGATTTCGGTGGATGTCCGGATTGTTTCCGCGACCAATGTGGATCTGGACAAGGCGTGTCAGGAAGGGGCCTTTCGCCTGGATCTCATGTACCGCCTCAAGTCCATCCATCTGCATCTGCCGCCCTTGCGGGAGCGGGATGGGGATATCCCCCTTCTTGCCGACTATTTTCTTAAAAAAGCCGCTCTGCGCCATGGCAAAGAGGCCAAAGGCTTTCGCCCGGAGGCTCTCGAGCTTTTGCAGCAGCAAAGTTATCCGGGCAACATCCGCGAGCTGGCGCAGAAGGTGGAAACCGCAGTACTCATTTCTCGGGAGACCTATTTACCGCCCGAGGCCTTCGGGCAAGAATCCGCCCCCGCCCAAAGCTTTGGCAGAAGACTCTGCAGCCTCAAGGAAGATGCCGGCCAACATACGGCCTTTGTCCTCATGCAGACCAAAGGAGATCGCAAGCAGGCAGCAGAGATCCTTGGAATAACAGTCCGCCAGGTGCAACGGAAGATTGCCGAGATGAAAAAAGAGCCCCGCTGGCAAAAGCTCTTGAGCGACATTGAGGTCGCACACCCATGA
- the rph gene encoding ribonuclease PH, translated as MRNDQRAADALRPITIEKGFQPQAYASLLITMGGTQVCCAVTMEPSVPPFLRGTGQGWITAEYGMLPCSTSSRMQREAAKGRSGRTYEIQRLLGRSLRTMVDLALLGEVTLRVDCDVLKADGGTRTASITGAAIAMRDAITRMHREGGLAKMVEILPVAAISAGIVDGQALLDLDYSEDSTAEVDANFVMTGDGRWVETQCTAEGKPFWPEDFGKMAVLARKGIDELFTLWAQ; from the coding sequence ATGCGAAACGATCAACGGGCAGCGGATGCGCTGCGGCCGATTACTATTGAAAAAGGCTTTCAGCCCCAGGCCTATGCCTCGCTCCTCATAACCATGGGCGGCACCCAGGTGTGCTGCGCTGTTACCATGGAACCCAGTGTTCCCCCATTTTTGCGGGGCACAGGGCAGGGATGGATCACGGCGGAATACGGTATGCTGCCCTGTTCGACCAGCAGCCGCATGCAACGGGAGGCGGCCAAGGGCAGATCCGGTCGCACCTATGAGATCCAACGCCTCTTGGGCCGGTCGCTGCGGACCATGGTTGATCTCGCTCTGTTGGGCGAGGTGACCCTGCGGGTGGACTGCGATGTGCTCAAGGCCGACGGCGGCACCCGCACCGCCTCGATCACCGGGGCGGCCATTGCCATGCGGGATGCCATTACCCGCATGCACCGGGAGGGGGGGTTGGCCAAAATGGTGGAGATCCTGCCGGTGGCAGCCATCAGCGCTGGTATCGTTGACGGTCAAGCCCTGCTTGATCTTGATTATAGTGAAGATTCCACGGCCGAGGTGGACGCGAATTTCGTCATGACCGGGGATGGCCGTTGGGTGGAAACCCAGTGCACCGCCGAGGGCAAGCCCTTCTGGCCCGAGGATTTCGGCAAGATGGCAGTCCTGGCCCGCAAGGGCATCGATGAGTTGTTTACCTTGTGGGCCCAGTGA
- a CDS encoding CoA-binding protein, with protein sequence MLLDLSALKNLLTSSKTIAVVGLSPKKSRPSNMVARYLLEAGYRVIPVNPGQEEILGLPCYGNLEAVPDPVDIVDIFRRSEDVEPIVEAAIRIGATAVWMQEGVVNEAAAQMARAAGLTVVMDRCLKTVHAGLC encoded by the coding sequence ATGCTTCTTGATTTAAGCGCCCTGAAAAACCTTCTGACTTCCAGCAAAACCATTGCCGTGGTAGGGCTTTCCCCCAAGAAATCCCGTCCGAGCAACATGGTGGCCCGCTATCTTCTTGAAGCCGGCTATAGGGTGATTCCGGTCAACCCCGGCCAGGAGGAAATCCTGGGACTCCCCTGCTATGGTAACCTTGAGGCGGTACCTGACCCCGTGGATATCGTCGATATCTTCCGGCGCTCCGAGGATGTGGAGCCCATCGTCGAGGCCGCAATCCGCATCGGCGCCACAGCGGTGTGGATGCAGGAAGGGGTGGTCAATGAAGCGGCCGCCCAAATGGCCCGGGCTGCCGGGTTAACCGTGGTGATGGACCGCTGCCTGAAAACCGTACATGCCGGCCTGTGCTGA
- a CDS encoding chemotaxis protein CheW, with the protein MDEQTARISKEGKYLTFSLGTEQYGIGILKIKEIIGMMPITALPQTPEYLRGVINLRGKVIPIVDLRKKFAMPAQMETERTCIIVVEFVRNATRSLTGLVVDAVSEVLSIKGEQIEAHSSLGELHSESVLGLAKVESGVKILLDIDQVINSECSAAMQLAA; encoded by the coding sequence ATGGATGAACAAACAGCAAGAATCAGCAAAGAAGGCAAATACCTGACCTTTTCCCTCGGGACCGAGCAATATGGCATCGGGATTTTAAAGATCAAGGAAATCATCGGCATGATGCCGATCACTGCCTTGCCGCAAACCCCGGAATACCTGCGAGGGGTGATTAATCTGCGGGGCAAGGTGATCCCCATTGTTGATCTGCGGAAAAAATTCGCCATGCCCGCCCAGATGGAGACCGAGCGCACCTGCATCATTGTCGTCGAGTTTGTCAGAAACGCGACTCGCTCCTTGACCGGCCTGGTGGTGGATGCGGTGTCCGAAGTGCTCAGTATCAAAGGTGAGCAGATCGAAGCGCATTCTTCTCTGGGAGAACTCCATTCCGAAAGTGTTTTGGGGTTGGCCAAGGTGGAGAGCGGGGTCAAGATCCTGCTTGATATCGATCAAGTGATAAACAGTGAATGTTCCGCAGCCATGCAGCTTGCTGCCTAA
- a CDS encoding HAD family hydrolase, protein MTALKLVIFDCDGVMFDSKNANRVYYNHMLEKFGHPVMDAEELEYVHMHHVMDSVRHIFRNYPQDLEAADAFRKGLDYTPYLQHMIMEPDLPEFLDFLRPAYKTAISTNRTSTMGPVLQMFRLADLFDKVVTAFDVTQPKPHPEALHQILAHFQCSVAESIYIGDSQVDREHTEAVGMRLIAFKNLKLPAEYHVSSFMEISRLPIF, encoded by the coding sequence ATGACTGCTTTGAAACTGGTGATATTTGACTGTGACGGCGTGATGTTCGACTCAAAAAACGCCAACCGGGTCTACTACAATCATATGCTGGAAAAATTCGGCCACCCGGTCATGGATGCCGAAGAGCTCGAATACGTGCACATGCACCATGTCATGGATTCGGTCCGCCACATCTTCCGCAACTATCCCCAGGATCTGGAGGCGGCGGACGCCTTCCGCAAGGGACTGGATTACACCCCCTACCTGCAGCACATGATCATGGAGCCCGATCTCCCTGAATTTCTCGATTTTCTCAGGCCCGCCTATAAAACAGCGATCAGCACCAACCGGACCTCGACCATGGGCCCGGTGCTGCAGATGTTTCGCCTGGCCGACCTTTTCGACAAGGTGGTAACCGCCTTTGACGTGACCCAGCCCAAGCCGCATCCGGAAGCGCTGCACCAGATCCTTGCGCATTTCCAGTGCAGCGTGGCAGAGAGCATCTACATCGGCGATTCCCAGGTGGACCGGGAGCATACCGAAGCTGTCGGCATGCGGCTCATCGCCTTTAAAAACCTAAAACTGCCCGCGGAATACCACGTGAGCAGCTTCATGGAAATCAGCCGGTTGCCTATTTTCTGA
- the yajC gene encoding preprotein translocase subunit YajC codes for MEGVAFAADAAAGGAAGPGGLMSFLPLVLIFVVFYFLLIRPQQKKAKEHQEFIANLKKGDEVLTSGGLQGKITGLTDRVATLEIAENVRVKIARSYILGSLAGLEGGEKKEGAACSIGGG; via the coding sequence ATGGAAGGTGTAGCTTTTGCCGCAGACGCTGCGGCCGGTGGAGCAGCTGGGCCGGGAGGGTTGATGAGCTTTTTGCCGCTTGTTTTGATCTTTGTCGTGTTCTACTTTTTGTTGATCCGGCCCCAGCAGAAAAAAGCCAAGGAGCATCAGGAATTCATTGCCAATCTCAAGAAGGGCGACGAGGTGCTGACCAGCGGCGGTCTCCAGGGCAAGATCACCGGTCTCACCGACCGGGTTGCCACCCTAGAGATTGCCGAGAATGTCCGGGTAAAGATTGCCCGCTCCTATATTCTCGGCTCGCTGGCTGGACTGGAAGGCGGGGAGAAAAAAGAGGGCGCGGCTTGCTCCATCGGCGGCGGCTGA